Within Octopus bimaculoides isolate UCB-OBI-ISO-001 chromosome 20, ASM119413v2, whole genome shotgun sequence, the genomic segment cttgatcaacatcaccattatcatcaatatcatatttAACATCGTCAACAACAATGGCACAGTAATGATTTATCATATTGACACAATATGACATGTTTTGAAAGACATCAACTCTAATATTTAAACAGGTGGCAGCAGCTTATTTTACTGGCTCTGGAATGATTGACAGGCAGAGATGATTTacgtaggatttgaacttggaataaaAAAGTGATGTAACATAACAACACAGAGTGTTTTGTGAGCCATACTCCTTGCTGTTCCACTCTTCCTGCTGTGTTACTCTCTTTATTATGCCACTCTATTCACCGTGCCACTCTCACCATATCGCTCTCCTCGTTGTTCTGCTCTTCTCACTGTGTCACTCTCTTTACTGTGTCACTCTCTTTACTGTGCCACTCATCTCTGTACTACTCTCTTTGCTGTGTCACTCATTGTGCCACTCTATCACTGTACCAGTCTATCAGTCTACTCTACATGTTGATAAGATCTTTATAGACTGGTAAATTTCCTAGAGACCAGTtctgactatatacacacacatccacaaacacacacacacatcaacactcaCATccacaagtacgcacacacagtgcacacatacacacacacatacgtacacagtacatacacacacacacacacacacattacatagtatatacatacatgcacacacagcacattacacagtatatacatacatgcacacacagcacatacatacatgcacatacacacatctcatacatacatgcacacacactacacccatacatacatacatgcacacatgaataccGAAGGGAAGCCCATACCTCTCTGGTATCGCCTGCTCATTCTTTATATAATTTGAtagtttctctttcatttcagcAGACTTGCATTTCACAACATTTGACAATTTGCCAAGCAATGAGTCCTTGCTGACCCGGCCAATAGAAGGTAAAGCAAAATCATCTCCATTCTCCAGGTCACTGGCACTGCTCACCATGTCAGGGTTGCAGACAATACAGTTTTTAGGATTGTGGTCAGTGAGTCCTTGAGATAAGTTCCCTCGTAGTGCTTCATGTAAATCTAAGATGAACAAGAGATAAAGtcaaacagtgaaataaacaGTGTCTGTAAagcatgggggggggggctaaaagAGGTGGACAATAATTTAGGGGACACACTGAAGGGTAACATTGATATAAGGATGTGGTAACTGAATGAGAGTCACAGTGGTGTAAGAGGGGACAGTGGGTCATGAAGGAACAGGGATGTAAGAGGAGGACACAGCAGTGTAAGGAGGGGACAGTGGTGTGAAAAGGGGACAGTGGTGTAAGGAGGGGACAATGGTGTAAGGAGGGGACAGTGGTGTAAGGAGGGGACAATGATGTAAGGAGGGACAGAGCTGTAATAAAGGTTAGTGGTGTAAGGAAGGGACAGTGATGTAAGAGGGGACAATGATATAAGAGGGAACAGTGGTGTAAGAGATCTATGGTCAGACTTACTTGCATAGCCTCCACGTGCAACACTAATATATTGGTGACCCTTCTGTAAAAAATTTGCCACAACCATGTGGACATATTGGTCTTCCTCCTCTCTTCCACTTCCCATGAAGCACAGATGTTCACCACCAGCTACAGAACCTGTAGAAAGATACATCATTGAGGCACATCACAAATATTATTTTGTCGACTGTGGAAATGCCACCAATAGTTACAGTCTTAGGTACTATGAAAATGTCACATATAGTCACATGTACTGAGGAAATGTCACATATAgtcataaagacagataaaatgccaaaaagcatttttcccagcatgctgtcaattctgccacctcactgccttaataataataataaaaataataataataataataataagtaaataattaccTGCTGCAATTGCTTGCTTCTGGGTAGAAAATAGAGCAACAACTGCTGAGTTAAACTCTGTTGGATTCTGTAGCATCTGTAGAGAAATATTGGGAAATAAATGAGTGCGAGTTCTATAACATCATGTTGAGGAAAATAAGTAGTTATTTGAAAGCTAGTTTAAGAAGTGACCACAATATAAAGCTAATCAAGACATTGTATAAAACATCACTGACAAACATATGGATTAGGAAAAGAGCACTGATAGACAGTGGGGTCTCTATTATTGCTGGTGTGGAATTAATGAAGGACAAAATACTCACCAAATTGGCGTCAAGATGAAAGGCAGTTGGTAAATGTCCGTTATTGTATTGCTCAGCTGGCCGGCAGTCAACAATGAAATATTCTACTGCATCACTCTGGAAGTAACAATAAAATTTTGATGGTGACATCAGATTTCTTTGGACTGTTAAACCTTatttttgtcttgacatcacaggATAATTGTAAAGAAACATCACTAACATACAAGTGGTATgatttgtttgcaatcttctgtgTAAACATGCCTAGCATTGTACGTTTTAATATGTTatggtgtgatttaagagagatttagctgctattactaCAAGTTCTTCATATGTGTTGCACTGtgtcaagtatgtatgtgtgaaacatTTAGCTTTGCTGTTAAGTAGGTCTAAATTCCAATACTGACCACTGCCAGATGACCAAGACAAGTAGGACTTGCACAGCCACAAACAAGTGACTAACACCAATGGGAGGGCGTGACCTGTATATTGACTCAACTGTAGCCATCTCAAATAGCTGCACAATAAATACCAAGGCATCGTTAAGTTTACAGGAAATTAAGCATTTTTAGAATGTTTGTTACATTATATGAATTATAGTTTTTCAAGAATCAAGAGATCAACATAGCAATGTCTGCTACTGAGTTGTACTAATTAACGGTGTAATGTCAGAAATACTTACCACACCTGCCTGCCGTGGTTGAAGCAGCTCATGTACAGAGACAGGAAGACACAATGCTTGAGACACCAGAATAGACTCATCTTCCTTGGAACCAAGAGAAGTTCCAAACAACGGCGATTGGTAATCCTGGAAATAATAGGAGAGATTTTCAACTGAAATAGAAACACTAGATTAGTGGCAAGGAGACTGAATTAGTAATGTTAGGATAGATTTACCACTTCCATTGTGAGCAACTCATTGGGATGCTTTCACAAAAGATGAAGTAACATCAATGAGAGACATATTGCCTCATTTGGTGAATAGTTCAGATTTGTTTACCTCCCTTACatcatttgtttttaatgaaacacTGAACAGCATATAAAGAAAGTTGGAGATTTTACCAAAATTATTTATCTTAAGGACCACAACATGTGTGAGTTTTgtcatgattttatatattaataccaTCTCTCTAGTGGAAAAATCTTCAACCATTTTCAAGTACTGTATTTAATGACATATAAGAAGCCCTGTCTTCCCcaaaaaaatatctcaaaaaaatTTCCCCAGGTCATATGTATGGAGTTGATCCTCTCATAAGCTAATATTCCTCAATGATTCGTTTCtttaatataacaacaataatcaataTAAAGATCAATACTGACCCTCCTGAAGGACTGTGGTGTGCGTGAGGCATAATACTGAGCCAAAGTACAAAAGTCTTCAATATCAACAGCTTCCAGTGCCGCTGGGAATGTACTCATCAATTCTGGAATATAATATTAGAATATTGGTGTTTGTGGAATTTGATCACACGAGAGTCAAATAATGTCCCCTGACACACACATTCCCACTCACACCTGTTCTACTCAAATCcctactctctctcctctccctcagTCACATCATCATCCCACTGCACTTACATGCTCAACCATATCATCATGCTCCAGACCCATTTCACTCTCACTCATACCATAACACATCAATTCCACTCACCTGTGAACTTTACCATCATACTGTAATCCAATTCCCCACCATATCGTTCCCTATCATACCATCATACTACAGTGCCATGTCCCTTCCCATCATTCCATCACATCCCAGTCACAGTCATACCATTCTCAAGTACCACCCATTCCCCACCATGCCTCAATCCCACACTCCAGTGCCACCCCCTGACTCCCCATTGTACTCACCTACAATACTCTGCTTGCTATCATTCTCTGCAGAAATAATTTGTTCTCtacaacagaaacagtgatgCGATCATGTTACTCTTAATTCGTCACAGTTAATTAACACAATTTACTTCGATTATAATTAATTAGTACAACAATTGCTAAATATGTGCAGGAAGTTAAATGAGAATAGATTGATTGGGAGATCAGTTTAGACACCAAAGATGAAATGTCCAAGTTGGCAATGAAGATACTGAGGAATTAACTTCCAGCTGTGAATCAACTTGAGTCTGTCTTGCCTTTGATCTTTCGTTCCACATGGTCAATGAGAAAATCATATGTGAGCATCTGGTtaacaatgaagatgatataaGTGGTTCTTGGTGTAAGGTCTGTTATAGAAGTGCACAAGATATTTGAAAGTCAGAAAAATGGATTTAACATCCAAAAGCTTTCAAATTCATGCGACAAAGACTCGTATAGGTATGTAATAGCAGAGAACACAACAGCTCAGATGAATCTCAGAAGGGGTCTTGctcaatatgaaagaaagaattacGCAGAAACTCAAAGAATCAAAAGATGAAGTGAAATCTTTGGGAATGATGCAAAACAAGACAGTAAATAGAGTGTCTAGAATGAAAATGATAAACTGCAATCATAACTTGCTGTAAGTTGTGCAGTATTCTTTTATGATGTTAGCTAattagcactggggttgatttagtAAAAGTGTAGCAACTAGAATCAACAACTAAGGTGTAAAAAATGTAGATAAGAGTGACAAGAGATCATTTTGTCCTTAAAGAAGACAGAAACTAGAAATTGCAATACTATATGGAACAATGAATGCAGAAGATATAACAGGGATTGGCAAGGAATGAGGAGAATATTCTGTTGGCTGTCAATGCTACTATAGAAAAGAGACTGATTGTGTAGGTGAGTTAACAAAATCagccagatcatcatcatcatcatcatcattgaatgtcccTTTTTCCCCAGATTGGATGCTTTAACAGGAACTGATGAGCCaaaggactgtgccaagctccaatgtctgctggatacccttcctaatgccaaccacttcacatagTGTACTGTTTGCATATTTGTTGGCATCAACACCAGTTAGGTAAGCAAGTATTCGCAAGACAAGGCTGCTCAACTGAGCAGAGTATAGTACTGAAGGATGTGAAAGTATGATGGAGCCAAcctgactgcagtcaaatgaaataagtaaaagaataaaagaacagacaGGAACAGGTAGTCTTATTGAATCTCACCCAAACCATATccaagtgtttaaaaaaaaaaaaaagagaacacgtAGGATAATATAGTTTGGGGTTACACTGTGACTGGGAAATAAAACAGATGAACATGGCTTGAATGCCTTTGGTTATAGTTTTATAAGATCAGGGCTGATACAGGACTAAATAGCAGGAGAAAACTAAACACTGTACTTACCGACCATTCACTAGTATCacaagagccagaaaaaataccaaaaatgggTCAGCATGTTGAAAGTAGACATCCCACATGTTTTGGATGACCTCAAGGTCACATATCCCAGCAAATAGACTCCGAAACTGaaacagacatcatcatcatcatcatcatcatcaacaacgtcatcaccattataaatgttgtcatcatcataatcattgtcaataaataatgattaatattaaagaaataattagtCCTAAAGTAGCGAGAATATGATTAGCATAGAAGCACATTAACCGTTTAGATTGTTCAGATTATTCTCTGTCTAATGTAATActaatttattcacatcgttttgaattcatcaggcattatcttgtagcttcaaagtTCCAATAAGACTGTTTTTccttaaaatgacattgtaaggtaggtgtgagaggcctgatttGGCCAGGTTTAACATAAACCAGGTATCGTATTTGacctggatatggccagtttagatgctaaagagttaaggtaAAATTTTAACTATGATATAATTATGCATTCATCATGAGAGTCTGAGATGTGGGGACGagtatttttaaaactaaaatcagATCAATACAAAGGTTATATCAATGGATCAACATAGTGGTTCAATCAGTAACTTAACATAGTTGGTCAATATAGAAGCTCAAGACAATGGTTCAACACATGAGGGTTTAACACATACAGGGGCTCAATATAGAGGCTTAACACAGTGGTTCAACAAGGGAGGTTCAACATAGAGACTTGACACTGGGGATCAATATCAATGTTTAACACAATGCTTCAACAGGGGAGGTTCAAATGTTAATGTCAGTTAAAGGTATGGAGATATTTACCCATTGTTGTGCATAGGCATCCGGTGTTATACGTTTTGTGTCAAGAAATGAACATAACTCGGGATCATGGTATTGTAGTAGTAACCGGAATAAATGAAATGGTTTACCATTCTTTCGACAGTCTCTGCAAAAGATACAATAAAGGTTCATTGAGATCACAGTGTTTATGTCTTGAAGCCTAAATACCACATTACAAGTTTTCATTACATATACAGAGTGTGATGGGTAAAATTGAtgccatattatatttttaatttcatgcatgtgcattgtttgttttcaattttatcaactacacagtatagttggGTCAATTGGGCacaatctgtgagaaaaacagcaccatgatgcaattcactctgccacaaACTTggaaacatgctgtactgcttggcatttgtgctggaagctccaatacaaacgtttcagagtgtttgggtgtcaatctgaggacagtgcaatctgaggacagtgcaatctgaggacagtgcaatctgagNNNNNNNNNNtgcaatctgaggacagtgcaatctgaggacagtgcaatctgaggacatgtaccaagagtgataaaaatcaaacattcagtcaacatcatggtgtttggtgtgatcactagcgatggcgacgttatgcctccattcatccaCACAGTCTCACACTCAACAGGAATTGATgagcataatttagatgacagtttattcaccgcaccctgtatatataacaaGTAGTGAAGGATTATcaatccaggcaaaatacttcataagctctctgttgaaGCACTaggctaacaatattacttagattagtgaagaactccaggtAATCTTTTGGTAGAGTCCCACcataattctatattgtaaatctgtgGATAGGCTCCAGATAAACTTGTTttttttacacagagtgatatataagaaacaagttaaaaataatagtcattacatacaattcttttatttgagcaaatttggcttacagctgtttccagtagtcattataggtacattactgataggtttacacAATTGGTTTATTGATCAATTGAGGCAAATTGAATGACCTAAGAAAATGACTGCTACTCTCTTCAGAGCTATTTTTGGATATAACAAGCAAAGCACTTGAGGAATCACTATTGTGTGGGAGCTATTCCGCAAGTACTCTGCttgttatttttaacttgtttctgattttttatatatatatatatatatatatatatatatatatNNNNNNNNNNNNNNNNNNNNNNNNNNNNNNNNNNNNNNNNNNNNNNNNNNNNNNNNNNNNNNNNNNNNNNNNNNNNNNNNNNNNNNNNNNNNNNNNNNNNNNNNNATATGAAAGTTattaagaaaacatttatttttgctttcttttttaaaa encodes:
- the LOC106869205 gene encoding TBC1 domain family member 23 isoform X1, whose translation is MPQTVQLLHVMSKMAQAAEQLPSWVNELETSLMEMCDFGTVRNICRGRPVPAHLRPEVWQICLNIQGRGDAMATFDGLYDMDEQTQLREDCTALVDKLGNEEDDRVSIVSDLESIFTFYSKSKNESYIPDNGWLEVIQPLLAMKYNRIELYNSFYTVVNRYLPKDCRKNGKPFHLFRLLLQYHDPELCSFLDTKRITPDAYAQQWFRSLFAGICDLEVIQNMWDVYFQHADPFLVFFLALVILVNGREQIISAENDSKQSIVELMSTFPAALEAVDIEDFCTLAQYYASRTPQSFRRDYQSPLFGTSLGSKEDESILVSQALCLPVSVHELLQPRQAGVSDAVEYFIVDCRPAEQYNNGHLPTAFHLDANLMLQNPTEFNSAVVALFSTQKQAIAAGSVAGGEHLCFMGSGREEEDQYVHMVVANFLQKGHQYISVARGGYANLHEALRGNLSQGLTDHNPKNCIVCNPDMVSSASDLENGDDFALPSIGRVSKDSLLGKLSNVVKCKSAEMKEKLSNYIKNEQAIPERHVSSTDRLGKRYRNMASVFTIGDDEEEDSSDEDQKEVVNVDTWLHKADINYSCLCKEVQDNGYMYPSYILVTDTHMFVLREIPQQKGMAYIQARRALHSILKITSKKKCPDFISFRYGFSNDSGYHVTDMDRFIISKATEATTHIKEAVLKVLAVQEG
- the LOC106869205 gene encoding TBC1 domain family member 23 isoform X2, with amino-acid sequence MPQTVQLLHVMSKMAQAAEQLPSWVNELETSLMEMCDFGTVRNICRGRPVPAHLRPEVWQICLNIQGRGDAMATFDGLYDMDEQTQLREDCTALVDKLGNEEDDRVSIVSDLESIFTFYSKSKNESYIPDNGWLEVIQPLLAMKYNRIELYNSFYTVVNRYLPKDCRKNGKPFHLFRLLLQYHDPELCSFLDTKRITPDAYAQQWFRSLFAGICDLEVIQNMWDVYFQHADPFLVFFLALVILVNGREQIISAENDSKQSIVELMSTFPAALEAVDIEDFCTLAQYYASRTPQSFRRDYQSPLFGTSLGSKEDESILVSQALCLPVSVHELLQPRQAGVSDAVEYFIVDCRPAEQYNNGHLPTAFHLDANLMLQNPTEFNSAVVALFSTQKQAIAAGSVAGGEHLCFMGSGREEEDQYVHMVVANFLQKGHQYISVARGGYANLHEALRGNLSQGLTDHNPKNCIVCNPDMVSSASDLENGDDFALPSIGRVSKDSLLGKLSNVVKCKSAEMKEKLSNYIKNEQAIPERHVSSTDRLGKRYRNMASVFTIGDDEEEDSSDEDQKEVVNVDTWLHKADINYSCLSISW